In the Gasterosteus aculeatus chromosome X, fGasAcu3.hap1.1, whole genome shotgun sequence genome, one interval contains:
- the LOC120809193 gene encoding uncharacterized protein LOC120809193 translates to MWLVNKAKEDRFKLEKQAHEEQLRKEKIEQEEREREQKRIVVEEKIQEWLQMKMKQEKQEHLIKLSKEEEEIQRQLEKQRQTEQKAQQKYKVWLQKKNQEKIELEKKEKEAAALKEAQERERHKRAEEKFKDWLAKTNGKSRASPKSPCYPTGPYDTSRASPSFYNPIPWKPIHVPPQEITPNKTSAKKLQKQQKC, encoded by the exons ATGTGGCTGGTGAACAAGGCCAAAGAAGACCGTTTCAAACTGGAAAAACAAGCACATGAG GAGCAGTTAAGGAAGGAAAAAATAGAACAAGAAGAACGGGAGCGGGAACAGAAAAGGATAGTCGTGGAAGAGAAGATCCAAGAATGGCTACAGATGAAAATGAAACAG GAGAAGCAGGAGCACCTCATAAAACTGagcaaggaggaggaagagatacAGAGGCAGCTGGAGAAACAGAGGCAGACTGAACAGAAAGCTCAACAAAAGTACAAAGTCtggctgcagaagaagaatcaagaaaaaatagaattagaaaagaaggagaaa GAGGCGGCTGCCCTGAAGGAGGCGCAGGAGCGAGAGCGCCACAAGAGGGCAGAGGAGAAGTTTAAGGACTGGCTGGCTAAAACCAACGGAAAGAGCAGAGCAAGTCCCAAATCACCTTGCTACCCAACAG gtCCCTACGACACATCACGCGCATCCCCCAGCTTCTACAACCCAATCCCCTGGAAGCCCATTCACGTCCCTCCTCAGGAAATAACACCAAATAAGACTTCTGCCAAGAAACTccagaaacaacaaaaatgctAA